A genome region from bacterium includes the following:
- a CDS encoding GYD domain-containing protein produces the protein VDAPDNVTVAAVSLAINASGGVSVKTVALLTPEEIDQAAKKTVNYRAPGS, from the coding sequence AGTTGACGCCCCGGACAACGTGACAGTTGCTGCAGTTTCTCTAGCCATCAACGCGTCTGGGGGAGTCTCGGTCAAGACGGTGGCGCTTTTGACCCCCGAAGAGATCGACCAAGCTGCGAAGAAGACGGTCAACTATCGCGCACCGGGCTCCTAG